A single genomic interval of Helianthus annuus cultivar XRQ/B chromosome 13, HanXRQr2.0-SUNRISE, whole genome shotgun sequence harbors:
- the LOC110900826 gene encoding uncharacterized protein LOC110900826 has product MPLKDLFPNLFRLEVVKNCSIRDRVEGLWLWKHDPATNDKTRELAILSDALISVLLNNRSDVWKWMGDPSGRFSVRSVKNVLRGNVDVSNRYVMDWCKWTPIKCNVFAWRAEINRIPTYDALLRRGIVVGDGLCFLCKAENESVDHLFVSCKVVAVIWQRVSRWGRIPNISAFSFKDLLETHKYVNVGETKKKAVQGIIIMASWYLWKARNKSVFSAANVKAEDVFYDIRSMGFLCFKFRSKNNPISLEDWCKFVIM; this is encoded by the coding sequence ATGCCCCTGAAAGATTTATTCCCAAACCTGTTTCGGCTAGAAGTTGTGAAGAACTGCTCTATTCGTGACAGGGTGGAAGGATTGTGGCTCTGGAAACATGATCCCGCGACTAATGACAAGACAAGGGAGCTGGCTATCTTAAGCGATGCTCTGATCTCTGTTTTGTTGAATAACAGAAGTGACGTTTGGAAGTGGATGGGCGATCCGTCGGGGCGGTTCTCCGTCCGTTCAGTGAAAAATGTTCTAAGAGGTAATGTGGATGTTAGCAACAGGTACGTTATGGATTGGTGCAAGTGGACCCCGATAAAGTGCAATGTGTTCGCTTGGAGGGCGGAAATCAATAGGATTCCTACTTACGACGCCCTGTTAAGAAGAGGTATAGTGGTTGGAGACGGCTTATGCTTCCTTTGTAAAGCtgaaaatgagtcggttgatcaTCTCTTTGTTTCGTGCAAAGTGGTTGCAGTGATTTGGCAAAGGGTCAGTCGTTGGGGCCGTATTCCTAACATTTCCGCCTTCTCATTTAAGGATCTTTTGGAGACTCACAAGTATGTTAACGTTGGGGAAACTAAGAAGAAAGCGGTGCAAGGAATCATCATAATGGCAAGCTGGTATTTGTGGAAGGCTCGGAACAAATCGGTTTTCTCGGCGGCTAATGTTAAGGCTGAAGATGTTTTTTATGATATTAGATCGATGGGATTTCTTTGTTTTAAGTTTAGAAGTAAGAACAATCCTATCTCTTTGgaggattggtgtaaatttgtaattatgtag